The following coding sequences lie in one Chionomys nivalis chromosome 8, mChiNiv1.1, whole genome shotgun sequence genomic window:
- the Prlhr gene encoding prolactin-releasing peptide receptor, producing MTSLPTGTPGDPDLFSGLPPAGSTPGNQSAEASEGNGSVTVPRAAAVTPFQSLQLVHQLKGLIVMLYSIVVVVGLVGNCLLVLVIARVRRLHNVTNFLIGNLALSDVLMCAACVPLTLAYAFEPRGWVFGGGLCHLVFFLQPVTVYVSVFTLTTIALDRYVVLVHPLRRRISLKLSAYAVLGIWALSAVLALPAAVHTYHVELKPHDVRLCEEFWGSQERQRQLYAWGLLLGTYLLPLLAILLSYVRVSVKLRNRVVPGSVTQSQADWDRARRRRTFCLLVVVVVVFAVCWLPLHIFNLLRDLDPRAIDPYAFGLVQLLCHWLAMSSACYNPFIYAWLHDSFREELRKMLLSWPRKIVPHGQSMTVSVII from the coding sequence ATGACCTCACTGCCCACTGGAACCCCCGGGGACCCCGATTTGTTTTCTGGGCTGCCGCCAGCCGGCTCCACTCCAGGCAACCAGAGCGCAGAGGCCTCGGAGGGCAACGGGTCGGTGACAGTCCCCCGCGCTGCAGCAGTCACGCCCTTCCAGAGCCTGCAGCTGGTGCACCAGCTGAAAGGGCTGATCGTGATGCTGTACAGCATTGTGGTGGTCGTGGGGCTGGTGGGCAATTGCCTGCTTGTGCTGGTGATCGCGCGCGTGCGCCGGCTGCACAATGTGACCAACTTCCTCATCGGCAACCTGGCCTTGTCCGACGTGCTCATGTGCGCCGCCTGCGTGCCGCTCACGCTGGCCTATGCCTTTGAGCCTCGCGGCTGGGTGTTCGGTGGAGGCCTGTGCCACTTGGTTTTCTTCCTGCAGCCGGTCACCGTCTATGTATCGGTGTTCACACTCACCACAATTGCTTTGGACCGCTATGTCGTTCTGGTGCACCCGCTACGTCGGCGCATCTCACTGAAGCTCAGTGCCTATGCTGTGCTGGGTATCTGGGCGCTATCCGCGGTGCTGGCGCTGCCGGCCGCAGTGCACACCTACCATGTGGAGCTCAAGCCCCACGACGTACGCCTGTGCGAGGAGTTCTGGGGCTCACAGGAGCGTCAGCGCCAGCTCTATGCCTGGGGGCTGCTGTTGGGCACCTATTTGCTCCCCCTGCTGGCCATCCTCCTGTCCTACGTCCGGGTGTCGGTGAAGCTGCGGAACCGTGTTGTGCCTGGCAGTGTGACCCAGAGCCAAGCTGACTGGGACCGAGCGCGTCGCCGCCGCACCTTCTgtctgctggtggtggtggtagtggtgtttGCCGTCTGCTGGCTGCCGCTGCACATCTTCAACCTGCTTCGGGACCTGGACCCCCGTGCCATCGACCCCTACGCTTTCGGGCTGGTGCAGCTCCTCTGCCACTGGCTCGCCATGAGCTCCGCCTGCTACAACCCCTTCATCTATGCCTGGCTGCATGACAGCTTCAGAGAGGAGCTGCGCAAAATGCTGCTCTCCTGGCCTCGAAAAATTGTGCCCCATGGCCAGAGCATGACCGTCAGCGTGATCATCTGA